The proteins below come from a single Saccharopolyspora sp. SCSIO 74807 genomic window:
- a CDS encoding SDR family oxidoreductase produces the protein MAQQVAVIIGSGGIGSAIARRLGPEAHLLIADHDRQTLHSAATELDGARCITTTAHVDVGSPESVTALARQAASLGEVGSVVHTAGLSPVQADVSAVLTVDLLGVALVIEEFAEVIAPGGAGVVIASMAAHGHPGFAPELAGQLATAPAAELLSLPVTDPAGFADAGHAYSFAKRANLLRVQAASRTWGANGARINSISPGIIETPMGRAELAGRSGPDMRAMIAASNAGRPGTATEIAEAAAFLLGPAASFISGTDLLVDGGAVAAFS, from the coding sequence ATGGCGCAGCAGGTCGCGGTGATCATCGGTAGCGGCGGGATTGGATCGGCCATCGCCCGGCGCCTGGGCCCCGAAGCGCACCTGCTGATCGCCGACCACGACCGGCAAACCCTGCACTCGGCGGCGACCGAACTGGACGGCGCGCGATGCATTACGACCACCGCGCACGTCGACGTCGGCTCGCCGGAATCGGTCACCGCGCTCGCCAGGCAGGCGGCTTCGCTCGGCGAGGTCGGCTCCGTGGTGCACACCGCCGGGCTCTCGCCGGTGCAGGCCGATGTGTCCGCGGTGCTGACCGTGGACCTGCTCGGCGTCGCGCTGGTGATCGAGGAGTTCGCCGAGGTCATCGCGCCCGGTGGTGCGGGCGTGGTGATCGCCAGCATGGCCGCGCACGGCCATCCCGGGTTCGCGCCCGAGCTCGCCGGGCAGCTGGCCACCGCACCCGCAGCCGAGTTGCTGTCGCTGCCGGTCACCGACCCCGCGGGCTTCGCCGACGCCGGGCACGCCTATTCCTTCGCCAAGCGGGCCAACCTGCTGCGCGTGCAGGCCGCCAGCCGCACGTGGGGCGCGAACGGAGCCCGGATCAACTCGATCAGCCCCGGCATCATCGAGACCCCGATGGGACGGGCCGAGCTGGCCGGGCGAAGCGGCCCGGACATGCGCGCCATGATCGCCGCGTCGAACGCGGGCCGTCCCGGAACCGCCACGGAGATCGCCGAGGCGGCGGCGTTCCTGCTCGGCCCCGCGGCGAGCTTCATCTCCGGAACCGACCTGCTGGTGGACGGCGGCGCCGTCGCCGCGTTCAGCTGA
- a CDS encoding ATP-dependent Clp protease ATP-binding subunit yields the protein MFERFTDRARRVVVLAQEEARELGHSYIGTEHVLLGLIQEGGGVAAKALESSGLDRADVRREVEETIGRGERSPAENLPFTPGAKKVLELSLREALQLGHEHIGTEHILLGLLREGEGIAAQVLIKLGADLDRLREEVLQLLSDSTGGGAEPSGAGARGGGQPSSATTLDQFGSNLTKRATDNDLDPVIGREQETERIMQVLARRTKNNPVLLGEAGVGKTAVAEGLAQRIAAGDVPETLRDKQLYTLDMSSLVAGARYRGDFEERLKKVLKEIDSRGDIILFIDEIHTLVGAGATEGAIDAANLFKPVLARGELQVIGATTLDEYRKHIEKDPALERRFQPVQVGEPSLDTSVQILRGLRDRYEAHHRVTFTDSALTTAASLADRYISDRYLPDKAIDLIDEAGARTRINRVIAGEDDAETEAQVGDEQIAEVLANWTGIPVFKLTEEETTRLLSMEDELHKRVIGQEDAVKAVSQAIRRTRAGLKDPKRPAGSFIFAGPSGVGKTELSKALAEFLFGDDDALVQIDMGEYHDRATASRLTGAPPGYVGHEEGGQLTEKVRRKPFSVVLFDEIEKADQEIYNTLLQVLEDGRLTDGQGRTVDFKNTVLIFTSNLGTGDISKAVGLGFSAGNSAESNYERMKSKVNEEMKKHFRPEFLNRIDDVIVFHQLTENEIVQMVDLLTGRVEKALKGKDMSLELTSTAKKLLAKRGFDPVLGARPLRRTIQREVEDRLSEKILFGEVEAGQIVIVDVEGWDGEGSDDQAQFTFRGETKPSPAPDVAPADLAGSAG from the coding sequence ATGTTCGAGAGGTTCACCGACCGCGCTAGGCGGGTGGTCGTCCTGGCCCAGGAAGAGGCCCGGGAGCTCGGCCACAGCTACATCGGCACCGAGCACGTCCTGCTGGGCTTGATCCAGGAGGGCGGGGGTGTCGCCGCCAAGGCGCTCGAGTCGTCGGGGCTGGACCGCGCAGATGTGCGCCGGGAAGTCGAGGAGACGATCGGCCGGGGCGAGCGCTCACCGGCCGAGAACCTGCCGTTCACCCCCGGTGCCAAGAAGGTGCTGGAGCTGTCGCTGCGCGAGGCGCTGCAACTCGGCCACGAGCACATCGGCACCGAGCACATCCTGCTCGGCCTGCTCCGCGAGGGCGAGGGCATCGCGGCCCAGGTCCTGATCAAGCTCGGCGCCGACCTCGACCGGCTGCGCGAGGAGGTGCTGCAGCTGCTGTCGGATTCGACCGGCGGTGGCGCGGAGCCCTCCGGCGCCGGCGCGCGGGGCGGCGGCCAGCCGTCCTCCGCTACGACGCTCGACCAGTTCGGCTCGAATCTGACCAAGCGCGCCACCGACAACGACCTGGACCCGGTGATCGGCCGGGAGCAGGAGACCGAGCGCATCATGCAGGTGCTCGCCCGGCGCACCAAGAACAACCCGGTGCTGCTCGGCGAGGCCGGTGTCGGCAAGACCGCCGTCGCCGAGGGCCTGGCGCAGCGGATCGCGGCAGGCGACGTGCCGGAGACGCTGCGGGACAAGCAGCTCTACACGCTGGACATGAGCTCGCTGGTCGCCGGTGCGCGCTACCGCGGTGACTTCGAGGAGCGCCTGAAGAAGGTGCTCAAGGAGATCGACAGCCGTGGCGACATCATCCTGTTCATCGACGAGATCCACACCCTCGTCGGCGCCGGGGCCACCGAGGGCGCGATCGACGCGGCCAACCTGTTCAAGCCGGTGCTGGCCCGCGGCGAGCTGCAGGTCATCGGCGCGACCACGCTGGACGAGTACCGCAAGCACATCGAGAAGGACCCGGCGCTGGAACGCCGCTTCCAGCCGGTCCAGGTGGGCGAGCCGTCGCTGGACACCTCGGTGCAGATCCTGCGGGGCCTGCGCGACCGGTACGAGGCGCACCACCGCGTGACGTTCACCGACTCCGCGCTGACCACCGCGGCCAGCCTGGCGGACCGCTACATCAGCGACCGCTACCTGCCGGACAAGGCGATCGACCTGATCGACGAGGCCGGTGCGCGCACCCGGATCAACCGGGTGATCGCCGGTGAGGACGACGCGGAGACCGAAGCGCAGGTCGGTGACGAGCAGATCGCCGAGGTGCTGGCGAACTGGACCGGCATCCCGGTGTTCAAGCTGACCGAGGAGGAGACGACTCGGCTGCTGAGCATGGAGGACGAGCTGCACAAGCGCGTGATCGGCCAGGAGGACGCGGTCAAGGCCGTGTCGCAGGCGATCCGCCGCACTCGTGCCGGGTTGAAGGACCCGAAGCGTCCGGCCGGTTCGTTCATCTTCGCCGGCCCGTCCGGTGTGGGTAAGACCGAGCTGTCCAAGGCACTGGCGGAGTTCCTGTTCGGCGACGACGACGCGCTCGTGCAGATCGACATGGGCGAGTACCACGACCGCGCTACCGCGTCGCGGCTGACCGGTGCTCCTCCCGGCTACGTGGGCCACGAGGAAGGCGGGCAGCTGACCGAGAAGGTGCGGCGCAAGCCGTTCTCGGTGGTGCTGTTCGACGAGATCGAGAAGGCGGATCAGGAGATCTACAACACGCTGCTGCAGGTGTTGGAGGACGGTCGCCTGACCGACGGTCAGGGCCGCACGGTGGACTTCAAGAACACCGTGCTGATCTTCACCTCGAACTTGGGCACGGGCGACATCTCCAAGGCCGTGGGCCTGGGCTTCTCCGCGGGGAACTCGGCGGAGTCCAACTACGAGCGGATGAAGTCCAAGGTCAACGAGGAGATGAAGAAGCACTTCCGGCCGGAGTTCCTGAACCGCATCGACGACGTGATCGTGTTCCACCAGCTGACCGAGAACGAGATCGTGCAGATGGTGGACCTGCTCACCGGCCGGGTGGAGAAGGCGCTCAAGGGCAAGGACATGTCCTTGGAGCTGACCTCGACGGCGAAGAAGCTGCTGGCCAAGCGCGGGTTCGACCCGGTGCTGGGTGCGCGGCCGCTGCGCCGCACGATCCAGCGCGAGGTGGAGGACCGGCTGTCCGAGAAGATCCTGTTCGGCGAGGTCGAGGCCGGCCAGATCGTGATCGTGGACGTCGAAGGCTGGGACGGCGAAGGCTCCGACGACCAGGCGCAGTTCACCTTCCGCGGCGAGACCAAGCCGTCGCCGGCGCCGGACGTCGCACCGGCCGACTTGGCCGGCTCCGCCGGCTGA
- a CDS encoding citrate:proton symporter, which produces MIALLGLAMVGIFLYLVMSKRLAPMVALIVVPAAFAVLAGFAPDLGDMVTEGITSLAPTAAMLMFAILYFGIMIDAGLFDPIARVVVKLTGDDPLKLIMGTVALVAVVSLDGDGTTTFMITVSALLPIYRKLGVSPVLMTGLACMTNAILNIVPWGGPAARAASVLQLDPQEMFVPMIPALGAGLVTVFGIAYVLGVRERAKSRTRSAELVTAGGGGVATGPAAGAGSSADTGASADSGTPADSGEFDVLAPERDSLRPKLIWFNAALTAALLVALITGVLPIAVLFMIGTGVALIVNYPTVKQQRERLAAHADSVVAVVSMVFAAAVFTGVLSGTGMIEQMAQYLLHGMPDALFPYFSIVVAVLSVPFTFFMSNDAFYFGVVPILAETAAQHGIPAMEIARASLLGQPIHMLSPLVPAMYVLIGLSRVDLGDQHRFAIKWALLVSAVVIAAGFALGLVSVH; this is translated from the coding sequence TTGATCGCATTGCTCGGCTTGGCGATGGTGGGGATCTTCCTCTACCTGGTGATGAGCAAGCGGCTCGCGCCGATGGTCGCGCTGATCGTGGTCCCGGCCGCGTTCGCGGTGCTCGCCGGGTTCGCGCCCGACCTCGGCGACATGGTCACCGAGGGGATCACCTCGCTGGCCCCCACGGCGGCGATGCTGATGTTCGCCATCCTCTACTTCGGCATCATGATCGACGCCGGGCTGTTCGACCCGATCGCCCGCGTGGTGGTCAAGCTGACCGGCGACGACCCCCTGAAGCTGATCATGGGCACGGTCGCGCTGGTCGCGGTGGTCTCGCTGGACGGTGACGGCACCACCACGTTCATGATCACCGTTTCGGCGCTGCTGCCGATCTACCGCAAGCTCGGTGTGAGCCCGGTGCTGATGACCGGCCTGGCCTGCATGACCAACGCGATCCTGAACATCGTGCCCTGGGGCGGCCCGGCCGCGCGGGCGGCGAGCGTGCTGCAGCTGGACCCGCAGGAGATGTTCGTGCCGATGATCCCGGCGCTGGGCGCCGGACTGGTGACGGTGTTCGGCATCGCCTACGTGCTCGGCGTGCGGGAGCGGGCGAAGTCGCGGACCCGGTCGGCGGAGCTGGTCACCGCCGGTGGCGGCGGTGTCGCCACCGGCCCAGCGGCCGGCGCCGGATCTTCGGCGGACACCGGCGCTTCGGCAGATTCGGGCACTCCGGCGGACTCGGGCGAATTCGACGTGCTGGCGCCGGAACGCGACAGCCTGCGCCCGAAGCTGATCTGGTTCAACGCGGCGCTGACCGCCGCACTGCTGGTCGCGCTGATCACCGGTGTGCTGCCGATCGCGGTGCTGTTCATGATCGGTACCGGCGTGGCGCTGATCGTGAACTACCCGACGGTCAAGCAGCAGCGCGAGCGGCTCGCTGCGCACGCCGACAGCGTCGTCGCGGTGGTTTCGATGGTCTTCGCCGCCGCGGTGTTCACCGGTGTGCTCTCCGGCACCGGGATGATCGAGCAGATGGCGCAGTACCTGCTGCACGGGATGCCGGATGCGCTGTTCCCGTACTTCAGCATCGTGGTCGCGGTGCTGAGCGTGCCGTTCACCTTCTTCATGAGCAACGACGCGTTCTACTTCGGCGTCGTGCCGATCCTGGCCGAGACCGCCGCGCAGCACGGCATCCCCGCGATGGAGATCGCCCGCGCGTCGCTGCTGGGCCAGCCGATCCACATGCTCAGCCCGCTGGTGCCCGCGATGTACGTGCTGATCGGGCTGTCCAGGGTGGATCTCGGTGACCAGCACCGGTTCGCGATCAAGTGGGCGCTGCTGGTCTCCGCGGTGGTCATCGCGGCCGGCTTCGCGCTCGGGCTGGTCTCGGTGCATTGA
- a CDS encoding sensor histidine kinase, with translation MSRRRPMRFARQVLALQIGLIVLVAGVGFALAGSLLERSLVHQYGQRALGVARAVAADAELAANVADPASRPLVAERAERARRATGALFIVVTDERGIRLSHPDPVRIGRPVSTDPSRVLAGGEVVNVRRGTLGPSARGKVPLRDPSGRVLGQVSVGFDAQEIDSTFLRLMSTSALLTGGALVVGVAGSTLLTRLLKRRTLGLEPHELTGLLRQREAVLYGIGEGVLAVDAAGRVSVVNAEAQRLLRISVEPGTPVRALDLPPRLRAALLEQRAEDLLTVTEDRVLLARYRPVRRGGTDLGGVVTLRDRTDLEKLTRELEAVRGTADVLRAQRHEFTNRLHALSGLLQTGHHEDAVEYLQVLSAGSVAGLGPAAAAVRDSYLVSLLSAKKAALGEKGVSLELGETSWVATGVAAPVEVTTVVGNLVDNAGEAARAGARRPARVEVDLLSDGTTLHVSVADTGDGIPAEARDGVFAEGVSTKEGQGRGLGLALTRQAAGSLGGEVRLTDPGGAEHGAVFVARLPGALEPRRAGAAPEDSESTMDSNATRDEGGAADAEPPEEQEANR, from the coding sequence ATGTCCCGCCGCCGACCCATGCGGTTCGCCCGGCAGGTGCTCGCGCTGCAGATCGGGCTGATCGTGCTCGTCGCAGGCGTCGGTTTCGCACTCGCCGGCTCGTTGCTCGAGCGCAGCCTGGTGCACCAGTACGGGCAGCGCGCGCTGGGCGTGGCTCGCGCGGTCGCCGCCGACGCCGAGCTGGCGGCGAACGTCGCCGACCCCGCTTCGCGACCGCTGGTCGCCGAGCGGGCCGAGCGTGCCCGGCGAGCGACCGGCGCGCTGTTCATCGTGGTCACCGACGAACGCGGCATCCGGCTCTCGCACCCGGATCCGGTCCGGATCGGCCGGCCGGTGAGCACCGACCCGTCGCGGGTGCTCGCCGGCGGGGAAGTCGTCAACGTGCGGCGCGGCACGCTCGGCCCCTCGGCGCGCGGGAAGGTGCCGCTGCGGGACCCGTCGGGGCGGGTGCTCGGCCAGGTCAGCGTCGGCTTCGACGCCCAGGAGATCGACAGCACCTTCCTGCGGCTGATGAGCACCTCGGCGCTGCTGACCGGTGGGGCGCTGGTCGTCGGCGTGGCCGGTTCGACGTTGCTGACGCGGCTGCTCAAGCGGCGCACGCTGGGATTGGAGCCGCACGAGCTGACCGGCCTGCTGCGCCAGCGCGAAGCGGTGCTCTACGGCATCGGGGAGGGCGTGCTCGCGGTCGACGCCGCCGGCCGGGTTTCGGTGGTCAACGCCGAGGCCCAGCGCCTGCTGCGGATCAGCGTCGAGCCGGGCACCCCGGTCCGGGCGCTCGACCTGCCGCCGCGGCTGCGCGCGGCGCTGCTGGAGCAGCGGGCCGAGGATCTGCTCACCGTCACCGAGGATCGCGTGCTGCTCGCCCGGTACCGGCCGGTGCGCCGCGGCGGCACCGACCTCGGCGGTGTGGTGACGCTGCGCGACCGCACGGATCTGGAGAAGCTGACCCGGGAGCTGGAGGCGGTGCGCGGCACGGCCGACGTGCTGCGCGCGCAACGCCACGAGTTCACCAACCGGCTGCACGCGCTGTCGGGGCTGCTGCAGACCGGGCATCACGAGGACGCGGTGGAGTACCTGCAAGTGCTGTCCGCGGGCTCGGTCGCCGGACTCGGCCCGGCCGCCGCCGCGGTGCGCGATTCCTACCTGGTCTCGCTGCTGTCGGCGAAGAAGGCCGCGCTGGGGGAGAAGGGCGTGTCGTTGGAACTCGGGGAGACCAGCTGGGTCGCGACCGGTGTCGCCGCGCCGGTGGAGGTCACCACGGTCGTCGGCAACCTGGTCGACAACGCGGGCGAGGCCGCGCGCGCCGGAGCGCGGCGGCCCGCGCGCGTGGAGGTGGACCTGCTCTCCGACGGCACGACCTTGCACGTGTCGGTCGCCGACACCGGCGACGGGATTCCTGCCGAGGCGCGCGACGGCGTCTTCGCCGAAGGTGTGTCCACCAAGGAGGGTCAGGGGCGCGGTCTCGGCCTCGCGCTCACCCGGCAGGCGGCGGGCAGCCTCGGCGGCGAAGTGCGGCTGACCGATCCCGGCGGAGCCGAGCACGGGGCGGTGTTCGTCGCACGGCTGCCGGGCGCGTTGGAGCCGCGGCGGGCCGGTGCAGCCCCCGAGGACTCGGAGTCCACAATGGACAGCAATGCCACGAGGGACGAAGGCGGCGCGGCCGACGCCGAACCTCCCGAGGAGCAGGAGGCGAACCGATGA
- a CDS encoding response regulator, translating into MIRVLVVEDDFRVARVHAEFTDQVAGFRTVGIAHSAAQARELVDERYPDLLLLDNYLPDRSGIALLGELDVDAIMLTAAADPASVRAALAAGALNYLVKPFTADQLQQRLTAYAHYHARLPAEGGKVDQAEIDRAMRLLHEGDQPGTPKGRSTITTRLIVDALRGAEGPCSAAEVAEQLGVARATAQRYLAGLAQDGKVDMTLRYGASGRPEHQYALIE; encoded by the coding sequence ATGATCCGGGTCCTCGTCGTCGAGGACGACTTCCGCGTCGCCCGGGTGCACGCCGAGTTCACCGACCAGGTGGCTGGCTTTCGCACCGTCGGCATCGCGCATTCCGCCGCGCAGGCCCGCGAGCTCGTCGACGAGCGGTACCCGGACCTGCTGCTGCTGGACAACTACCTGCCGGACCGCTCCGGGATAGCGCTGCTCGGCGAGCTGGACGTGGACGCGATCATGCTCACCGCGGCGGCCGACCCGGCGTCGGTGCGCGCGGCGCTGGCCGCCGGGGCGTTGAACTACCTGGTCAAACCGTTCACCGCGGACCAGTTGCAGCAGCGCTTGACCGCCTACGCGCACTACCACGCGCGGCTGCCCGCCGAAGGCGGCAAGGTCGACCAGGCCGAGATCGACCGCGCGATGCGGCTGCTGCACGAGGGCGACCAGCCCGGCACGCCGAAGGGCCGCTCGACGATCACCACCCGGCTGATCGTGGATGCGTTGCGCGGCGCCGAAGGCCCGTGTTCGGCCGCCGAGGTGGCCGAGCAGCTCGGCGTGGCGCGCGCGACGGCGCAGCGCTACCTCGCGGGGCTCGCCCAGGACGGCAAGGTGGACATGACCTTGCGCTACGGCGCCAGCGGTCGTCCGGAGCACCAGTACGCGCTCATCGAGTGA
- a CDS encoding alpha/beta fold hydrolase has translation MPAADQVRAHDGTALAHQRQGTGYPLVLLAGQANDHRWWDGVREDFHPAHSTITVDYRGTGGSGKPDEPYSTRGFAADVVAVLDELGVERADVYGTSMGGRVAQWLAALHPGRVRRLVLGCTSPGGPHATERDADVRRALAQPDPGAARQALVELMFTPSWPAEDPRTDQVLGDPDMPAHAKRRHLVASNEHDAWEVLPRITAPTLVLHGEQDRLTPPDNAPLLAERIPDARLHLLPDARHAYFLQRRPSATDLVRDFLAE, from the coding sequence ATGCCAGCCGCAGACCAGGTGCGCGCGCACGACGGAACCGCACTTGCCCACCAACGCCAGGGCACCGGTTACCCACTGGTCCTGCTGGCCGGTCAGGCGAACGACCACCGCTGGTGGGACGGCGTCCGCGAGGACTTCCACCCCGCGCACAGCACGATCACGGTCGACTACCGCGGAACCGGCGGCAGCGGGAAACCGGACGAGCCTTATTCCACGCGGGGCTTCGCCGCGGACGTGGTCGCGGTGCTCGACGAGCTCGGCGTCGAACGCGCCGACGTCTACGGCACGTCGATGGGCGGGCGCGTCGCGCAATGGCTCGCCGCGCTGCATCCCGGGCGGGTGCGGCGGCTGGTGCTGGGCTGCACCTCGCCCGGCGGTCCACACGCGACGGAGCGGGACGCGGACGTGCGGCGCGCGCTGGCCCAGCCGGATCCCGGTGCCGCGCGGCAGGCCTTGGTGGAGTTGATGTTCACGCCGTCCTGGCCCGCCGAAGATCCCCGCACGGACCAGGTTCTCGGCGACCCGGACATGCCCGCGCACGCCAAGCGCAGGCACCTGGTGGCCAGCAACGAGCACGACGCCTGGGAGGTGCTGCCGCGGATCACCGCGCCGACGCTGGTCCTGCACGGCGAACAGGACCGGCTCACCCCGCCGGACAACGCCCCGCTGCTGGCCGAACGCATCCCGGACGCCCGGCTGCACCTGCTGCCGGACGCGCGCCACGCCTACTTCCTGCAGCGCCGCCCGTCGGCGACCGACCTGGTGCGGGATTTCCTGGCCGAATAG
- a CDS encoding methyltransferase domain-containing protein, protein MTAGFDLHTGFRAPERGSADTLAQFLHTVDRLPGIQRIHRAMREAMDLRDGEVLVDSGCGLGIETGRLATDHPDVAVRGTDRNEKLLTQAQERLSTRNLSWHVHDLTEPGELAGSADVVRTERVLIYQDDLGAAAEKLLRLLRPGGRLVSFELDYGAMLLPTGPFRPSLVDEIVEIMRDSLPQAWAGRRLPALLAERGLAVTSEPFSFGVNQQVWQRIVGDTLRTHAADRPEIKEWLHHHETSGEVELSAAFTGVLTSARLETR, encoded by the coding sequence ATGACCGCCGGATTCGACCTGCACACCGGATTCCGCGCGCCCGAGCGGGGCAGCGCCGACACGCTCGCGCAGTTCCTGCACACCGTCGACCGGCTGCCCGGGATCCAGCGGATCCACCGGGCGATGCGCGAGGCGATGGACCTGCGTGACGGCGAGGTCCTGGTCGACTCCGGCTGCGGGCTGGGCATCGAGACCGGCAGGCTGGCCACCGACCACCCGGACGTCGCGGTGCGCGGCACGGACCGCAACGAGAAGCTGCTGACGCAGGCGCAGGAGCGGTTGTCGACGCGGAACCTGAGCTGGCACGTGCACGACCTCACCGAACCCGGCGAGCTCGCAGGCTCCGCGGACGTGGTGCGCACCGAGCGGGTGCTGATCTACCAGGACGATCTCGGGGCGGCGGCCGAGAAGCTGCTGCGGCTGCTGCGCCCGGGCGGGCGCTTGGTCAGCTTCGAGCTCGACTACGGCGCCATGCTGCTCCCGACGGGACCGTTCCGCCCGAGCCTGGTGGACGAGATCGTCGAGATCATGCGGGACTCGCTGCCCCAGGCGTGGGCGGGCCGCCGGTTGCCCGCGCTGCTGGCCGAGCGCGGTCTCGCGGTCACCTCCGAGCCGTTCAGCTTCGGGGTCAACCAGCAGGTGTGGCAGCGCATCGTCGGGGACACGTTGCGCACCCACGCCGCGGACCGGCCGGAGATCAAGGAGTGGCTGCACCACCACGAGACCTCCGGCGAGGTGGAGCTCTCGGCCGCGTTCACCGGCGTGCTCACCAGCGCCCGGCTCGAAACCCGCTGA
- a CDS encoding ABC transporter substrate-binding protein: MTGCATSLGSTRSGTVPRTEGIEQPELLVGALPIVGAAPLHLAAQEGLFQQAGLNVRLQQVASGAFAVPELLSGKLDITFSNYPSLIQNFAGGGPARIIAEGSRAAPDNFAVVAESDSGLNEAADLAGKTVGVNAFDNVATLTTNAQLQTAGIRPDQVRYVQRGFPKMTDALLSGDVDAAFLPEPFLSAAEVQHGVKRLVDPTAGAAAQIPIDGYGALAPLIEKCPNTLRAFRSALREAQRRCQNPSTLRTVLQRDLKIDERISAVLSPSRYPLSTDVTSLQRVATLMELFGNLQAPLDIGPMVIAA, encoded by the coding sequence ATGACTGGCTGTGCCACCTCGCTGGGCAGCACCCGAAGCGGCACGGTTCCGCGCACCGAGGGCATCGAGCAACCGGAACTGCTGGTGGGGGCGCTGCCGATCGTGGGCGCAGCGCCGCTGCACCTCGCCGCCCAGGAAGGCCTTTTCCAGCAAGCCGGACTGAACGTCCGGCTGCAACAAGTCGCCAGCGGCGCATTCGCGGTCCCCGAGCTGCTGTCCGGGAAACTCGATATCACGTTCAGCAACTACCCGTCGCTGATCCAGAATTTCGCGGGCGGCGGCCCCGCCCGGATCATCGCCGAAGGCAGCCGGGCCGCGCCGGACAACTTCGCGGTGGTGGCCGAATCCGATTCCGGGCTGAACGAGGCGGCGGATCTTGCGGGCAAGACCGTGGGCGTCAACGCATTCGACAACGTCGCCACGCTGACCACGAATGCCCAGCTGCAAACCGCGGGAATACGCCCGGATCAGGTCCGCTACGTGCAGCGCGGGTTCCCGAAGATGACCGACGCCCTGCTGTCCGGCGACGTCGACGCGGCGTTCCTTCCCGAACCGTTCCTGTCCGCGGCCGAAGTGCAGCACGGCGTGAAACGCCTGGTCGACCCCACCGCGGGCGCCGCTGCGCAGATCCCGATCGACGGATACGGCGCGCTGGCGCCGCTGATCGAGAAGTGCCCGAACACGCTGCGCGCGTTCCGCTCCGCCCTGCGCGAGGCGCAACGCCGCTGCCAGAACCCGTCGACGCTGCGCACCGTGCTGCAACGGGACCTGAAGATCGACGAGCGGATCTCCGCCGTGCTCTCCCCCAGCCGATACCCCCTCAGCACCGACGTCACGAGCCTGCAGCGCGTGGCGACGCTGATGGAGCTGTTCGGCAACCTGCAAGCACCCCTCGACATCGGACCCATGGTGATAGCCGCATGA